The stretch of DNA GGGAAAGGGCCGCGCAAGAATAATAACAACGCAAATAAGAAATAAATAAAACCGAAACTGCATGAGATATGATGTCACCGTTATCGGGTCGGGCCCTGGTGGGTATGTAGCTGCTATCAGATGCGCCCAATTAGGGCTGACAACAGCCATTATCGAAAAATATAATACCCTCGGAGGGACCTGTCTCAATGTGGGATGTATTCCTTCAAAAGCCCTTCTGGATTCATCTGAGCATTATCATAATGCCTTGGAAAAGTTCACGGAGCATGGCATTGAGTTGAAAGACCTGAAGGTAAATATGCCGCAGATGATTAAACGGAAAGATGAAGTGGTAGCGGCGACCTGTAAAGGAGTGGCGTTTTTAATGAAAAAAAATAAAATCACGGTGTATACAGGGCATGGTTCATTTATTGACGCCCATCAAATCAGTATAGCCAAGGCAGATGGGACAAGCGAAATAATTGAAACGGATAAAGTTATCATTGCAACCGGATCAAAACCTATTGTCCCCGTGGCTTTTAATTATGATAAAAAACGGGTGATTACCTCAACGGAAGCTTTAAATATCAGCGAGGTGCCCAAAAGTATGTTGATTATCGGCGGCGGTGTGATCGGTCTGGAGTTGGGGTCTGTCTATGCCCGTTTGGGGACTGAAATACATGTGGTTGAATACATGGATCGCATTATTCCAACCATGGATGGCGATTGTAGCAAAGAATTAATGCGAGCCTTAAAGAAAATAGGCATCACATTCCACCTGAACCATATGGTAAAGGCAGTGAAAGCCAATAAAAAGAGCGTCACGATTGATGTCCAAAAAAGAGATAGTGAAGAGACTTTCCAATTGAATATGGATTATTGCCTGGTTGCCATCGGTCGTAGGCCATATACCGACCAACTTGGCCTGGACAAGGTTGGTATTCAAGTGGATGGGAAAGGTCGGATTGAAGTAGACGAGCACCTGCAAACTAATGTGCCAGGCATTTATGCCATCGGTGATGTCATTAAAGGGGCTATGCTGGCTCACAAGGCGGAAGAAGAAGGGGTGTTTGTCGCAGAAACCATCGTCAGTCAAAAACCTCATATTGATTACAATTTAATTCCTGGGGTAGTATATACCTGGCCGGAGGTTGCCGCTGTTGGTAAAACAGAGGAGCAATTAAAGGAAGAAGGCATAGCTTATAAGGTGGGTAAATTTCCATTCAAGGCCTTGGGAAGGGCCCGCGCCAGTATGGATACGGAAGGAATGGTGAAGGTGCTAGCTGACGCCACGACGGATGAAATCCTGGGGGTACATATGGTTGGTCCCCGCACCGCCGATATGATTGCGGAGGCCGTAGCCTTAATGGAGTTCCGCGCCAGCGCAGAGGATGCTGCCCGCATGAGCCATGCGCACCCCACCTACACCGAGGCTTTCAAGGAAGCAGCTTTGGCCGCTACAGATAACAGGGCTTTGCATGTGTAAGTTAGGGGCTCAGCAAGGCATCAGAAGTTTAGCCCGGTACTCCTTCTGTAAACTTCTGATGTCTCGCTCGGCTATTGGCTATAAGGCCTACTTTGAGCCCTTCATGTCCTTTACCAGTTTCATAATGTATGTGTGTACTTGGAAGGTCTTTTTGAAATCATCCAGGTGCCAGGCGGTATTTTCCAAAACAATAACCTGCCTATCCGTTAGTGGATAATAATAACAAGCGGAAGCAAACCCCGGTGCATATCCCAAGGCCCCTATTTCAATGCCTTGCTCTTTGTCTTTAAATAAAAGCCCATATCCATATTTCACCTGATCAAATATGGGGTGATTTCTTGTTGCGTATGGGATTTTCATCAGGTCAAGCGTTTCCTGCTGCACCAGTTTTCCGGTATGCAATAATTTATTCCATTTAATTAAATCTTTGGCATTAGCAATAAAGGAACCCGCTGCAGCGTAGTTTTCCAGGCTATTTTCACTGAAAGCCAAGGTTCCATTTTCCTGTTCTTCATAGCCTTTGACAAGATTTTTATAAATTTTATGGTTTGGGTGATAGGTATTAATCAAACCCTGTGCTTCAAAAAAATCAGTTGCTATGGCTTCAAAAGATTTATTATTAAGCGCCTCCAGAATCCTTGCCAGTAATTCATAACCTAATTGGGAGTATTGGAATGAAGTGCCAGGTTCAAAAGCTAAGGGCTTTTCAAGGTCTACAATTCCGTGTGTGTGGGTAAGTAAATGATGAATGGTTACTGTTTTGGCCCAAGGCTGCTCTAATGTTGTCAAAAATTTATAGATCTTATCATTAAGGTCTATTTTTCCCTTTTCAAACGCCCTTAGTACCAGGACCGCCGTAATTTGCTTGCTGATAGAGCCAATCACAAATTGGTCGCTCAACAATAAGGGCGTTTTGGCTTCCAGGTCAGAAAATCCCATCGCTTTGGAATATATGATGTTGGTATCCTGAGCGATTAAGACCACGCCATTAAAGTTGTTGTTGTTCAGGATAGGGTTAATGGCCGATTTCAGGCTTTTTTCTAATGGTTTGTTTTTTAGGCTATTGCAAGAAAAAGTAAGCAGAAGAAGTAAGAACAGATTATATTTCATTGGCAGATTTTGAATTCAAACATACACCTATTAATGATTATTGTAATGCCCATTTGCCCAGGCTACGGAAGGCTCAATCCATAATTTCATGGGTTTAAACAAAAAACCGTGTTGCAGTCCTGTGTTTAACTCAATTTCCTTGAAATGCTTGATGTCGCAGCTTGAGTTTAGTTTTCTTTCTAAGGCTGTAACGCCGAAAGTATCGGTTTTTTCATAAATGGTGAGAACATTCCCACAATAATTGATTTCAGGAATTTGCTCGACATCTCCGTCCATATAGCAGGCAATGAAGACGAAATTCAAGTCGGGGTTTTTCGCAAAGGTCGAAACGTATTGCGCGATATAGCCACCTTTTGACGTTCCAATTACTGTAATCTTATTCGGCTCAATTCCGAGCTGCAATAAACTATCAATTTGTTGATTTATTTTCTGGGCATAATCTCTTGCATTGACATTTCCCTTTCTTTTTTCGCTGATAACTTTAAAGCCCTCGTCTTTAAAAGCTTTGATAATCTCAAGATACTCCATCCGACCATACACAGGATGGGCTTCACTCAGTCCGTGTTCTTCTAGGAATCTATTGTGAAGGAAGAAGATGAAACGTTCCTCCCTTTGGTAACAAGCCCAGACAAATGAAAATACCAATAGACTAATCAATAATTTGAATTTCATTTATGCCCTTAATTTTATCAAGGAATAGCGTCTAATTCCGCTGATCGACACCCCAGGCCAATTTTTCTCTTATCGTCCGCAAGAAATCATCATCTTGCGGCCTGACGAGCCGGGCCTTAAAATTATTTCTTCGGACCGCCAATTGGTGTGCGGCGGTGATGGGCTCAAAGCGAGAATCAAGGGTGCAAAGGAAGTTTTCTGCCCTTCCTTCAATCTCAAAAGAAATGACCGAATCATCGGCGATAACAATTGGCCTGACGTTCAGATTGTGCGGCGCGACGGGCGTGATCACAAAGTTGCCTGAACGTGGAAAAATAATAGGGCCTCCACAACTCAAGGAGTAGCCGGTAGAGCCGGTCGGTGAGGCGACAATGATGCCGTCTGCCCAATAGGAATTGAGGTAAGAACCATTAATAAATGTATGAATGGTTATCATAGAAGAAGTTTCCCGTTTTAACAGGGTGCAATCATTCAAAGCAAACGGCGTATCTTCAAAAATAGGTAGGTTTGATTCCAGGTAGAGCATGTTGCGTTCATCAATATAATACATGCCCCTTTTGATAATTTGAATAGCTTCTGCAATTTTTGTCTTTTCGATACTGGCTAAAAAGCCCAGTCGCCCCAAATTGATACCCAAAATAGGAACTTCGCTACCTCTTACATAGGTTAATGCATCCAGGATTGTCCCATCCCCGCCCATGGTTATGCAAAAATCGAGTTTTTTGACACTGAAATCCAAATGATTCTCGAATATGCCTACATCTCTTTTAAAGATAACCTTGCCTTTTAATTGATCTAGATAGGGACCAAAAACATAGCTATTAATTCCTTCTTGGTGCAAAACATCAAAAAGATTCTGAATATAGGGAAGATCTTTTTCTTTAAAAACTTTGGCAAAGACAACAACTTGCATGTTAAATATTCATGTTGACATGTAAAAATAGGCCTTTCTCGAATAAATGATTGAAACTGTATTGAATTTGAATGACTTTATCATAAAAAAGCACAATATCCAGGCCTACCCCACCTCCCCACAACATGCGATTGCTGAAAGAATTATCCTGGCTAGTAAAGGGATTGTTGGCATATCCCAGGCCATTGTTAATAGACAAAAAGGCCTTGAGGGGCATGCTGCGGAACGCTTTTAGCGGCATGATTTTGCCAAAATTCCAAACCCTTTCAAATAATTGATAACGAATAAAAGGTTTGGCCAAGGCCATGTCCAAGCCATCTATGATATATAGCTCGTAGCCATAAAGGTTGTTTTTTCCAAAGCCGATAGCCCTATAGTCATTATAAGGTTGCAAAGAGCGAATCAATGACAATTTGCCTGCCATGCGGGCACCAGCGCTCCATCGACGCGACAGCGGGAAATACAAATCGTAATTGGCCTGCAAGGTTAAGCCATTGCGGACACCAAAGATGCCTAAGCCCGTTTTGGTGACGTCAGCGGAAAACAGCATGCCACTCAAAGGGTAAGCCCTGACATCCCTGCGATCATAAGCAAAACTATATTCCAAGGTAAAGGAACGCTGCAATTTTTCGCCTTTTAAATAAAAATCAGGGTTGAGTTCAAGTGCTACTATTTCATCGACGGCATTTTGCTCAAATCGAAGCCGAAGGCTATGAAATAAATGATAGCCCGGGCGGTAGATCAAACTGGTCTCTGTCCGAAATCGCTGGTACAAAAAATCATTCTCAGTTGATTTATAAAAAGCTTGTTTATTGCCCTCGGTCAAATAGTTGAGTTCTCTATTCCGGGCAAAAGACACCTCTGCGTCTAAGCCCAGGGTTTGGTGCCGATTAAAAAAGGGCAGGCTATATTTAATGGAATAACTTCTGGTATAACCATATTTGGCGGTCAACTGCAGTCGATCTCTACGACCTGTAAAATTGAGGTGGGTAAATTCTATACCAATATTTAAACGATCAAGTGATCTGTTTTGCTCTTTCCACCATACATTGAAATTGCGGTCAACCAACTCCAGCACAGGTACAGGGTAAATAAACCAGGTTTCGGCAACGTCCACCTGAATATGGACCTTATTCGTGGCGCCTTCCCAGTTCTTAAAACTAATATGCGCCTGGTTAAACAAGCCCGTATTCATAACCAGTTGTTCACTTTCTTCCAGGGTTTCTTCCAGGGTCGTGATGGCAATAGAGTCGCCCTTTTTAAATTTCAATTCCCGAAAAACGACCTCTGACCTGGTTCTTTGGTTTCCCGTCAAGCTAATAGAATCTACGTATACAAAAGCCGATTGGGCTTGTATCCCCAAAACACAGGCCAGGAAAACCATTAAAAAACACCAACGATACATTACCTTCATTCTAGCAATATACATTTTTTGCACCTTCACCTCGGCTAATGAGCGACAAATGCATTTTTTTAACTTTACAATAATTCCTTACAGGCCTCGTATAAATCCTTCCAGCCTTTCCTTTCCCTAATCACCGTTTCTAAGTATTCTTGCCAAACGATTTTGTCTTGCACAGGGTCTTTAATAATAGCCCCTGTAAGACTGGCAGCCAAATCATCTGCCTTTAATTCGCCGTCGCCAAAATGGGCGGCTAGGGCTTGTCCATTGTTGATGACCGAAATGGCTTCTGCTGTACTAAGCGTGCTGCTGGGCACTTTCAATTTGGTCCGCCCATCAGTTGTTTTTCCATTACGCAATTCTCTGAAAATGGTTACCAAACGCTGGATTTCAGCGACGGGGTTTGCTTTTTTGGGCAATTCCATATTGCTCCCCAACTCGCTGACGCGTTGTTGGACAATTTTAACTTCCTCTTCCAGGGTTCCAGGTAAGGGCATGACGACCGTATTGAAGCGCCGCCGAAGGGCACTGGACAATTCATTCACCCCTCTATCTCTGTCATTGGCTGTGGCAATGATATTGAACCCTCTTTGTGCTTGTATTTCGGTATTTAATTCAGGAATAGGCAATGTTTTTTCAGAAAGCGTCGTAATTAACGCATCTTGCACATCCGAAGGAACCCGTGTTAATTCTTCTACCCGGGCAATCTTTCCTTCTTGCATGGCGATCATGATAGGGCTGGCGACCAGGGCATTTGTGCTAGGTCCTTCTGCTAAAAGGCGAGCGTAGTTCCATCCATAGCGCAAGGCCTCCTCACTCATCCCCGCTGTGCCCTGTACCAAAAGGGTTGACCGGCCTGAAATAGCCGCCGCAAGATGCTCTGATACCCAGGTTTTGGCCGTGCCAGGGATGCCCACCAGCAGAAGCGCCCGGTCTGTCACCAAGGTAGCTACTGCCACTTCTATAAGCCTCCGACTGCCAAAGTACTTAGGACTAATTATCGTCCCATCCTCCAGCTCTCCGCCCAACAAATAGGTTACCACTGCCCACGGAGATAACATCCATTGGGGCGGGCGAGGATGTTGGTCAACCGCAGCAAGGGCTTTCAATTCATCTGCATAGGCATCTTCGGCATGCGCACGTAGAACCGTTGATTCTGCCATAGGAATCCTTTTGTCATTTGTAATTAAAGCTATGCAATATAAGGAGGATTTGCCAAACGCCGTTTATTTACTTAATGGTGCTTCCCCAATTGTATGGCTTTACCCTCTTGCATAAAATATAGGTCGTAACCTTCTCGCTTTAGCCTTTCTATGGTCGCTTCATCCGGAATTCCAGGATAAGCAGCAACTAGCTTTGTGTAAAACATACTCTCTATAGGGCGATCCGTGTTAAAAAGTATGGCATTTTCAGTAGGTATTTGATTGTCTAGTGTTCTCAAATGCATTGCCCATTCATGTTTTCTTTCCCTATGATCAAATGGCTTAATTCGTTCGAAGGCGTAGCGAATAGGTAAGAGGACAAGTAATATAGCTATCCCATTAATTCCCCATTGCTGTTTGGTGGTAAAGCGATTTTTATATCGTAGGCTATAGGCCAAAAAAAAGGCAGTTACAATAAAAACAGCAGGGGCTGACACTAGTGTATAAGCGGGCATTTTAGTTTTGGCTATCGAAAAAAAGAAGAGTGGCACAAATATCCAAATCAACAAACTCAACCATTTCAAATGGGACCTTTTTAGCCATCGTCTGCCTTTATAAAGCAGCCATAACAAGGGCAAATAAATCAGTTCCCCATAGACCATTCGCCATTTATTGAGGTGATAAAACCATGGCTCTCCGTGCTCTTCTAAGCCACTAGTCATGTGCCGCAAATTATAAGCAATCTCCCAATTGGCTTCAAGTGGGAAATGAGTGAAGATATGCCATTGCCAAGGTATAACAACAATAGACACCATGAATAAGATGATGGTTAAATCGATGCCAATCCTACGACGTGGCATCTTAGTGCCTAGGGCCAAGGTGACCCAAATCGGTACAACGATTAAACCTGGCAGCCATTTCGTCAGAATTGCGGCTCCGGTGCTTAGCCCTATTAAAATTGCCAGCCATCGCTTTTGGCTATTTTTGGTATAAAGAATAGAGAAAAACACCCCCCATTCAATAAAAAACAGAAAAAATAAATCGTAATGATCACTTGCTACTCGTCCACCTGTCAACTCGATAATTAAGCCATGAATAGCATGCAAAAACGCCGCCAATAATGCCATTTGCTGATTTAAATAATACTTGGCAATGGCAAAAGTCAAACCAATCGCTATCGTAGAAGCAAGAATTGATGGCAACCTAAGCGCCCATTCGTTTACGCCAAAACATCGAAAACTCAAGGCTATCAGCCAAAGCGGAAGCGGTGGTTTATGCAGCCAGATATGATTGCTGACCCAATATTGATAATCATATGCCAAAACTGGGGTTTTATACAACATCGGCTTAAAAGGAAATGTCATCATGTTTTTAGCCACCAAGGCATGGTAGCGTTCATCCCACTCATGAATAAAAAAATCGGAGGCTACAAACAAACGGAGGCATAAGCCTGCAAGGAGAATAAGCAGTATTGCCCCTTGATAATGCTGTTTTTCTGTCTGCTTCCAAGCAGCAAAAAAGAGCACAGCGCTGATTAAAAGAGTAGAGGCGCCAAATGCCATATTCCCAATTTTAGTGCTTTGCTGACAATTCTTGTGTCTTGTCTTTCGTATTGTAAACGTTAATGCTTTACCTTTATTTTTAACGCACAAAATCGCTAAATATGAATAAGCATTGGATAAGCGGCAAAGTAGCCATCATTACCGGTGGCGCCTCTGGGATAGGGCAAAGTATTGCTTTAGAAGCAGCTAGCCATGGCGCGCTAGTGGTGATAGCAGATATCAATGAGAAGCTGGGTACAGAAACCGTACATCGTCTTAATAGCGGGGGAGGAAAAGCGATATATATCAAAACAGATGTGACCAAGGCCCAAGCCATTAGTGCGTTGGTCGAGGCGGCAGCGGCGTTTGGCCCAATCAAATACCTGGCGAATTCCGCTGGTTTGCAAACCTACGGAACCGCCGAAACGACCACCGAAGCAACCTGGGACCTCACCATGGACATCAACCTCAAAAGCATGTTTTTGGTTTGCCAACAGGTGCTGCCAAAAATTCGCGAAAATGGTGGGGGTGGGATTGTGAACATCAGTTCTATTCAAGGTCTTCGCTGCCAAAAAAACGTTTTGGCCTATGCCACTTCGAAGGGAGCTGTTATTGCCATGACTCGATCGATGGGATTGGACTATGCAGCGGAAGGCATTTCGGTGAATTGCATTTGCCCGGGTTCTATTGATACCCCCTTATTGCGCTATGGTGCCGCCCAGCATGGCGAAGTGGAGGCTGTATTGGAGGATTGGGGCCGTCATCATCCTATTGGTCGCATTGGCAACCCCGCAGAAATTGCCAAAACTGCACTGTTTTTATGGAGCCCTGATGCCAGTTTCATTGTCGGGCAAGCCATCGTGGCGGATGGAGGGCTGGGGAGTATTATTTTGTAGGCTGTTGGTGTAGACTGTTAGCGACCAGAGGAGAGACGCCAGACCGCTATGCTGAGAGAAAAGCGCCCATTCGGATAACCCCGAACACCTAGCTATCTAACCATTCAAGTGCACAAAATCAACCTGAAATATGGAAACAATCCTAGGCCCCGTTTCTCCCTTCCTCGACCACCTTTTTCAACGATTAGCCGCGGATGGCATTGATGTCTCTTCCTATGAATTGGATCACCTTTGTTACCGCGTCGACACCCTGGAAAGGTACCAGAAACTAAAGACGGAGCTAAGTGCTATAGGCACCTTGCTAACAACATCACTAATCGCTGGTCGCCCCATCTCCACCTTCAAGCTCTTCCAGCCCCTCCAATACCAGGAACGAAGGATTTGGTGCATAGAACTTCCTGCCCCCAAAGCCGGCAGCCCCCACCCCGAAGGTTTCGAACACATTGAGTTTGTCCTTGATGAAACCTTTGACGTTTTCATGGCTCGTTACCCACAGCTTACCTTTAAGACCAAAGGCATGAACAAAGCGGTGAACCCGGAAATTAGTCGAAAATATGGCACAATGGCGGTGAAATTCCATCACCATCCGATTGAGTATGTGATTAAATATTTAGACGAGTGATCAGCTTTTATAAATGCCATGTAAACGAGTCACATAGGGGTTAAAAACAACTGTCCAAAAAACAATACAACTGAGTGAATAGACAAGAAAACAAAAATTGTAATCCATCACCAGGGTAAGGATATTAAAAAATGCCAAAGCTAGGGCCAAGGGGAAGGTTACCTCATTAAAGGAACTAAAAACGGTTTCAATTCGCGCTGTAATATGCTCGCCAATGGCATAAAAAAGGATCGTTGCTACTAACAAGATTGCTGCTAGACCAAAGTAGCAATAGCTGTAATTTTGATGGAAAAAAGGGCTAATTCTTTCAATGCCTAAGGTTGGAATAATAAAAAAGACAGTCAAAATAGCAGCATAGCAGATTTTTGTTCCCATGTTTCACTTATTTTTGTCCAATCTGATTTCCAGTTATCCAATTATTGACAAAAATAAAGGGTGTACTTCTCAAATTTTGAGAAGTGGAGGGAGTAGAACGTATTTTAATGTGATGTTTTGAGTGATTCTCTTTTTTGTATTGGCTAGCAACATAAATCTTGTTTGTGCCCAATATTTTCCTAAAGCACCTCTGCTGTTCCCTGCCCAGTTATTTGACTTCAGCACTTATTTTCAGCTACTGCTCAAAGAAATCCGGCTGATAGCCCAATAAGCGCTGCACAACTGTACTCGCTTGGTTATTCCTAGCTGCCTCGGGCAGGCCTGATGGCCTTTATGCCCCGATTTTAGGGTATCGTTGCAAACTACGATTAGCAGGTGGCGGGGGCTGGCTGGCCCATAAGATCGAGCTATACGACGTCCCTATTGATGGGCGTTATAGCGACGCTTATGGGGCGGGCTTGGGGGGGCCAATCATGGCTTCATCTTATCATGATCTTGTCTGGTATCAAAAACATCAGTGATATAGATAATCGGTTTTGCAACTAGGTATATCAGTTTATACATTTTATCTACCAACAAGTAGCGGTGACCTTGTTTCAATGGTTTCAAGTATTCTTCTTCTTGCCCCATGTATGGATTATCTTTTAACAGATTGGACTGTTTAAAGACTTGCTTGGTGATTTTTCCGCCTTTGGTGGGATTGCCATTTTTACGATAATAATCTCTAATTTGTTGTAATCGTCTTAAGGCACTGGCAGTGAACTGTACTTTCATTAATCCCAGTCTTCTTTCATTACCTCTTCTAAATCATAAACTCGACCTGCTTCAATATCGCGGTTAGAAGCTTCTGCTCTAGCGATTAGATCAGCTGCGGTTATAGGATTTCCTCCTGGCTCATAGCCTACTACTTCTCCTAGCTCTGCTACATATGCCTCCAGCATGGCATGAACGACTTTTAAAAAGCGCTCATCTACCTTATTCAGTAAGCTATCTACTTCTGATCTCATTTCGACAGTACTCATCAGTAATGGTTTAAGTTGTACACTCATAAAGTTAACGATTTTATGGATTATTTAGTTGTTTTATTTAACAAAGGATGATATTGGCTCCGTTGTTTTTGTAAATCTTCTACTTGCTGGAGCTGGTATTTTTCGGTGGCACAGATGTAGCGATGGCCTGCCATGTACTGGACTTGCCTTAGATTATGCGGCTTTAGCCAGCGTACGATTCGACTGGATCGTAGCTGCTGAGCGTTTTTAAAGTCAGGATGTTGCTTTCTGTTAGAATTAACGTCTTCGCTGTTTTGATGGGATAGGTAAAATATAGGCCCTTGCGATTGAGTAGATGAAATACCTGCCTGCCGGAGCTTCAGGCTTAATGGCCTTTATGCCCGGCTTTTGATAGGGTGAGGAGCGGGGCTGTTATACTACGGACAGGTGGGGAAATACTACAGCCACTTCGTCGGAACTCGCATCGACTCGCGATAAACGCTTTTCTCTTTCCTTCATATCCAATGTATGTCTAAAAACAGGTTCAACCCTTTTTAAAAAAGCCTCTAGCTGTATAAATACACGCCAAGACAGTAAACAAATTAGGCAGATGAGTATAGATTGTAGTTTTAAAAAAACTCACGTATGCGCTTTGATTCAAAAAGTCAAAAATGAGGATTTGAAGCCTAATAATAGCCACAATTACAAATAGTACTGCAGTAGTTACGAAAAGAAGCTTTTTCATAATTTTTTTTTATTCTTCTACTTTATTTGAGTCACGAGCAGGAATATCGTTATGAGGCTCACTTTTTAGTGCTTCCCTGATTAATCTATCTAGAGCCGACCAAAATTGAGCAGGTATCCGACCAAACAATGGATAATTATGTCATTATTTGAGCCTTAACACAACTGAATCGACCTGAATCCTTTTTTTATTGATTACTTTGACTCTCCACTCTCTCCTATGCATGTAGTTACTTGACAAGGAATTAATTATATCCTCTTCGTTACATTGCAATAGGAGTGTATCTAATCCATTATAAGACCAGATCCCCTCACACTCTGAAGAACCATATAAGGAGAATTCCTGCTTTAAAATAAAGGTATTATCTGCATTTAGCTTTAAGGAGTACTCAAAGTCTTTCCCCTTTTTGCCATATTCTCCATGTTCTACAAATTCCTTTTTTAAGAGAATGCAGCCTACAAAAAAAAAGAAAATATATAACTAACTGGCCTATTGCAGGCCAAAAATTAGAATAAATAAAAAAGATTTAGGGTGTGAAGGTTTAGGTTGATTTTAGGCAT from Saprospiraceae bacterium encodes:
- the lpdA gene encoding dihydrolipoyl dehydrogenase, whose product is MRYDVTVIGSGPGGYVAAIRCAQLGLTTAIIEKYNTLGGTCLNVGCIPSKALLDSSEHYHNALEKFTEHGIELKDLKVNMPQMIKRKDEVVAATCKGVAFLMKKNKITVYTGHGSFIDAHQISIAKADGTSEIIETDKVIIATGSKPIVPVAFNYDKKRVITSTEALNISEVPKSMLIIGGGVIGLELGSVYARLGTEIHVVEYMDRIIPTMDGDCSKELMRALKKIGITFHLNHMVKAVKANKKSVTIDVQKRDSEETFQLNMDYCLVAIGRRPYTDQLGLDKVGIQVDGKGRIEVDEHLQTNVPGIYAIGDVIKGAMLAHKAEEEGVFVAETIVSQKPHIDYNLIPGVVYTWPEVAAVGKTEEQLKEEGIAYKVGKFPFKALGRARASMDTEGMVKVLADATTDEILGVHMVGPRTADMIAEAVALMEFRASAEDAARMSHAHPTYTEAFKEAALAATDNRALHV
- a CDS encoding serine hydrolase domain-containing protein gives rise to the protein MKYNLFLLLLLTFSCNSLKNKPLEKSLKSAINPILNNNNFNGVVLIAQDTNIIYSKAMGFSDLEAKTPLLLSDQFVIGSISKQITAVLVLRAFEKGKIDLNDKIYKFLTTLEQPWAKTVTIHHLLTHTHGIVDLEKPLAFEPGTSFQYSQLGYELLARILEALNNKSFEAIATDFFEAQGLINTYHPNHKIYKNLVKGYEEQENGTLAFSENSLENYAAAGSFIANAKDLIKWNKLLHTGKLVQQETLDLMKIPYATRNHPIFDQVKYGYGLLFKDKEQGIEIGALGYAPGFASACYYYPLTDRQVIVLENTAWHLDDFKKTFQVHTYIMKLVKDMKGSK
- a CDS encoding alpha/beta hydrolase, with protein sequence MKFKLLISLLVFSFVWACYQREERFIFFLHNRFLEEHGLSEAHPVYGRMEYLEIIKAFKDEGFKVISEKRKGNVNARDYAQKINQQIDSLLQLGIEPNKITVIGTSKGGYIAQYVSTFAKNPDLNFVFIACYMDGDVEQIPEINYCGNVLTIYEKTDTFGVTALERKLNSSCDIKHFKEIELNTGLQHGFLFKPMKLWIEPSVAWANGHYNNH
- a CDS encoding NAD kinase encodes the protein MQVVVFAKVFKEKDLPYIQNLFDVLHQEGINSYVFGPYLDQLKGKVIFKRDVGIFENHLDFSVKKLDFCITMGGDGTILDALTYVRGSEVPILGINLGRLGFLASIEKTKIAEAIQIIKRGMYYIDERNMLYLESNLPIFEDTPFALNDCTLLKRETSSMITIHTFINGSYLNSYWADGIIVASPTGSTGYSLSCGGPIIFPRSGNFVITPVAPHNLNVRPIVIADDSVISFEIEGRAENFLCTLDSRFEPITAAHQLAVRRNNFKARLVRPQDDDFLRTIREKLAWGVDQRN
- a CDS encoding BamA/TamA family outer membrane protein, whose product is MYIARMKVMYRWCFLMVFLACVLGIQAQSAFVYVDSISLTGNQRTRSEVVFRELKFKKGDSIAITTLEETLEESEQLVMNTGLFNQAHISFKNWEGATNKVHIQVDVAETWFIYPVPVLELVDRNFNVWWKEQNRSLDRLNIGIEFTHLNFTGRRDRLQLTAKYGYTRSYSIKYSLPFFNRHQTLGLDAEVSFARNRELNYLTEGNKQAFYKSTENDFLYQRFRTETSLIYRPGYHLFHSLRLRFEQNAVDEIVALELNPDFYLKGEKLQRSFTLEYSFAYDRRDVRAYPLSGMLFSADVTKTGLGIFGVRNGLTLQANYDLYFPLSRRWSAGARMAGKLSLIRSLQPYNDYRAIGFGKNNLYGYELYIIDGLDMALAKPFIRYQLFERVWNFGKIMPLKAFRSMPLKAFLSINNGLGYANNPFTSQDNSFSNRMLWGGGVGLDIVLFYDKVIQIQYSFNHLFEKGLFLHVNMNI
- a CDS encoding AAA family ATPase, encoding MAESTVLRAHAEDAYADELKALAAVDQHPRPPQWMLSPWAVVTYLLGGELEDGTIISPKYFGSRRLIEVAVATLVTDRALLLVGIPGTAKTWVSEHLAAAISGRSTLLVQGTAGMSEEALRYGWNYARLLAEGPSTNALVASPIMIAMQEGKIARVEELTRVPSDVQDALITTLSEKTLPIPELNTEIQAQRGFNIIATANDRDRGVNELSSALRRRFNTVVMPLPGTLEEEVKIVQQRVSELGSNMELPKKANPVAEIQRLVTIFRELRNGKTTDGRTKLKVPSSTLSTAEAISVINNGQALAAHFGDGELKADDLAASLTGAIIKDPVQDKIVWQEYLETVIRERKGWKDLYEACKELL
- a CDS encoding glycosyltransferase family 39 protein; amino-acid sequence: MAFGASTLLISAVLFFAAWKQTEKQHYQGAILLILLAGLCLRLFVASDFFIHEWDERYHALVAKNMMTFPFKPMLYKTPVLAYDYQYWVSNHIWLHKPPLPLWLIALSFRCFGVNEWALRLPSILASTIAIGLTFAIAKYYLNQQMALLAAFLHAIHGLIIELTGGRVASDHYDLFFLFFIEWGVFFSILYTKNSQKRWLAILIGLSTGAAILTKWLPGLIVVPIWVTLALGTKMPRRRIGIDLTIILFMVSIVVIPWQWHIFTHFPLEANWEIAYNLRHMTSGLEEHGEPWFYHLNKWRMVYGELIYLPLLWLLYKGRRWLKRSHLKWLSLLIWIFVPLFFFSIAKTKMPAYTLVSAPAVFIVTAFFLAYSLRYKNRFTTKQQWGINGIAILLVLLPIRYAFERIKPFDHRERKHEWAMHLRTLDNQIPTENAILFNTDRPIESMFYTKLVAAYPGIPDEATIERLKREGYDLYFMQEGKAIQLGKHH
- a CDS encoding glucose 1-dehydrogenase — translated: MNKHWISGKVAIITGGASGIGQSIALEAASHGALVVIADINEKLGTETVHRLNSGGGKAIYIKTDVTKAQAISALVEAAAAFGPIKYLANSAGLQTYGTAETTTEATWDLTMDINLKSMFLVCQQVLPKIRENGGGGIVNISSIQGLRCQKNVLAYATSKGAVIAMTRSMGLDYAAEGISVNCICPGSIDTPLLRYGAAQHGEVEAVLEDWGRHHPIGRIGNPAEIAKTALFLWSPDASFIVGQAIVADGGLGSIIL
- a CDS encoding VOC family protein, with amino-acid sequence METILGPVSPFLDHLFQRLAADGIDVSSYELDHLCYRVDTLERYQKLKTELSAIGTLLTTSLIAGRPISTFKLFQPLQYQERRIWCIELPAPKAGSPHPEGFEHIEFVLDETFDVFMARYPQLTFKTKGMNKAVNPEISRKYGTMAVKFHHHPIEYVIKYLDE